The following proteins come from a genomic window of Sorex araneus isolate mSorAra2 chromosome 1, mSorAra2.pri, whole genome shotgun sequence:
- the KEL gene encoding kell blood group glycoprotein gives MQEAGDRAVRPQGATARSPAAGGMGAAWSQQRPAEGEPPAEPRAWWAVLRRVLLAILILSLMLASSVLLVYILRGCAPSPCKRQVCWDLLARYLASGNTSAAPCSDFFTYVCGNSQSVQSLVEENRGRLREILENPNSWPPGSGEEKAVHFYNSCMDTDAIEMAGAGPLRQVIEELGGWRISGNWTSLDFNRTLILLMSQYNHFPFFRADLRPHPAPPHRPVIQIDQPEFDIPRKEKQEQKIYAQILREYLTYLNRLGILLGGDPGKVQEHAFSSISIASRLFRFLKPLEQPSTRGTHYQEVTIDQLQEMAPAIDWLSCLRATFTPMSLSSSEPLVVHDLEYLKNMSRLVEEQLSNNRDFLQSYMILGLAGTLAPALDSQFREARRSLNQKLRELTEWPPVPEGPRWMECVEKTGTFFQSTLAPLFLREAFSPSTRSAAMELFTAIKEALVTRLKRLHWMDDRTRKEAQDRVTQLQVKMGPPDWALKPALAGEESQDIQLGPSFLQSILSCVRSLRARNIRKSTQPPSPHPSPWEVSVHYSAPEHAVVFPAGLLQPPLFHPGYPRAVNFGAAGSIMARELLRIFDQLLLPGGCPTCDSRALEGALLCLEQRYAALSPPGRSPFISAHALLESAADLGGLVTALQAYNKRLLGRRGETTLPRLDLRPQQLFFQSYAQMMCRQLSGQDAPEKHSPPTLRVHGPLSNARAFSRYFSCPRSAPLNPSNRCQLW, from the exons ATGCAA GAGGCTGGAGACCGAGCCGTGAGGCCCCAGGGGGCCACCGCGCGGAGCCCGGCGGCGGGTGGAATGGGGGCTGCCTGGAGCCAGCAG AGGCCTGCAGAGGGGGAGCCCCCCGCCGAGCCCAGGGCCTGGTGGGCTGTCCTCAGGAGAGTGCTCCTGGCCATCCTGATCCTCAGCCTGATGCTGGCCTCCTCCGTGCTGCTGGTCTACATCCTCCGCGGCTGTGCTCCCA GCCCCTGCAAGAGGCAGGTGTGCTGGGATCTCCTGGCTCGGTACCTGGCCTCGGGGAACACCAGCGCTGCCCCCTGCTCCGACTTCTTCACCTATGTCTGTGGGAACAGTCAGTCCGTCCAGTCTCTTGTAGAGGAGAACAGAGGCCGACTCCGGGAAATCCTGG AGAACCCCAATTCCTGGCCTCCAGGCTCTGGGGAGGAGAAAGCTGTCCACTTCTATAACTCCTGCATGGACACGGACGCCATCGAGATGGCAGGGGCCGGGCCCCTCAGACAAGTTATCGAGGAG cttGGAGGTTGGCGGATCTCCGGGAACTGGACTTCCTTAGACTTTAACCGAACCCTGATACTTCTGATGAGTCAGTACAATCACTTCCCATTCTTCAGAGCTGACCTGCGCCCGCATCCTGCCCCTCCACACCGGCCTGTCATCCAG ATAGACCAGCCCGAGTTTGACATTCCCCGTAAAGAAAAGCAGGAGCAGAAGATTTATGCACAG ATCCTGCGGGAATATCTGACCTACCTCAACCGTCTGGGTATCTTGCTGGGAGGAGACCCAGGCAAGGTGCAAGAACACGCCTTCTCGTCCATCTCCATCGCCTCACGGCTCTTCCGGTTTCTGAAGCCCCTGGAGCAGCCCTCGACCCGGGGGACGCACTACCAGGAGGTCACTATTGACCAGCTACAG GAAATGGCTCCTGCCATTGACTGGCTGTCCTGCTTGAGGGCGACATTCACACCCATGTCGCTGAGCTCTTCAGAGCCCCTCGTGGTCCatgacctggagtacctgaagaACATGTCCCGGCTGGTAGAGGAGCAGCTGTCGAACAACAG GGACTTTCTGCAAAGCTACATGATCTTGGGGCTGGCGGGGAcccttgctccagccctggacagtCAGTTCCGGGAGGCGCGCAGATCACTGAACCAGAAGCTGCGGGAGCTCACGGAGTGGCCGCCTGTG CCTGAAGGCCCTCGATGGATGGAGTGTGTGGAGAAAACAGGAACCTTCTTTCAGTCCACCCTGGCGCCTTTGTTCCTGCGTGAGGCCTTCAGCCCCAGCACCAGAAGTGCT GCCATGGAACTATTCACTGCCATCAAGGAGGCCCTTGTCACCCGCCTGAAGAGGCTCCACTGGATGGATGACAGAACCCGGAAGGAGGCCCAGGACAGG GTCACCCAACTGCAAGTGAAGATGGGACCCCCCGACTGGGCCCTGAAGCCAGCGCTGGCCGGAGAGGAGTCTCAGGAC ATCCAACTCGGACCCAGTTTCCTGCAGTCTATCCTTAGCTGTGTCCGATCTCTCCGAGCTAGGAATATCCGGAAATCTACGCAGCCACCATCCCCGCACCCCAG cccctgggAGGTCAGTGTTCACTACTCAGCACCTGAGCATGCGGTGGTCTTCCCGGCCGGACTCCTGCAGCCACCCCTCTTCCACCCTGGCTACCCCAG AGCTGTCAACTTCGGTGCTGCCGGAAGCATCATGGCCCGTGAGCTCTTGCGCATCTTCGACCAACTCT TGCTTCCTGGGGGCTGTCCAACGTGTGATTCTCGTGCCCTGGAGGGGGCgctcctgtgcctggagcagcGCTATGCTGCCCTTTCTCCACCTGGCAGAAGCCCCTTCATCAGCGCCCACGCGCTCCTGGAAAGTGCCGCGGACCTGGGGGGGCTGGTCACTGCGCTTCAG GCATACAACAAGCGGCTCTTAGGGCGCCGCGGGGAGACCACCCTGCCCCGACTGGACCTCAGGCCCCAGCAACTCTTCTTCCAAAGCTACGCCCAG ATGATGTGTAGGCAACTCAGTGGCCAGGATGCTCCAGAGAAGCACAGCCCTCCTACCCTTCGCGTTCATGGACCTCTGAGCAACGCCCGGGCCTTCTCCAGATACTTCTCCTGCCCTCGCAGTGCCCCCCTGAACCCCTCCAACCGTTGTCAACTCTGGTAA